From Pan troglodytes isolate AG18354 chromosome 1, NHGRI_mPanTro3-v2.0_pri, whole genome shotgun sequence:
cgagaggctgaggcaggagaattgcttgagccctggaggtggaggttgcagtgagctgagatcgcgccactgccctccagcctgggcgacaagaacaagaccctgtctcaaacaaacaaacaccacagtcccaggactttgggaggccgaggcaggcagatggcttgagcccaggagtttgagaccagcctgggcaacatggtgaaaccctgtccctgcaatacataaaaaaattggctgggcatggtggcgcacacctgtagtcctggctactttggaggctgaggtgggaggatagcttgaacccgggaggtggaggctgcagtgagctgtgatcgcaccactgcactccagcctgggtgacagagcgagaccctgtctcaaaaccaaaccaaacccaagcaaaacaaacaaaaaacccaggattttctatttatttttatcattttagatGCCCTGTTAAACATGGTATatgtttcctgatttcttttcttttctttttttttttgagacggagtcttgctgtcgcccaggctggagtgcagtggtgccatctcagctcactgcaagctccgcctccagggctcaagcaattctcctgcctcagcctcccgaatagctgggactacaggcgcccaccaccacgcctggctaattttttgtatttttagtagagacggggtttcaccgtgttacccaggatggtctcgatctcctgacctcgtgatccccccacctcatcctcccaaagtgctgagattacaggcgtgagccactgcacctggcccgttTCCTGATTTCTTAATGCTGACGTACGGTGCTAGaatcttcctttccttttggTTACTTCATACCATCTCTGCCAGTTGTCTTCCTGCTTCGACAGAACCAACCCCAGGCACAGGCACCGAGGAAGGTGACCAGACCTGCAGTCACTTGCTTTAGTTTCCTGGGGTTGCTGAACAatgtaccacaaactgggtgttAAACTTCACaccacagaaatgtattctctcatagttctcCAGGCCAAAAGCCCAAAATTCACGTGGACTAAATGACCAAGATTGTCAGgctggttaaaaacaaaaaacaaaaaacaaaaaaatcaggcagggcatggtggctcacatctgtaatttcagcactttggaagcaaAGcctagaggatcgcttgagcctgggagtttgagaccagcctgggcaacatagtgagaccccacctctaaaaaaaaaatagccaggcgtggtggtgtgtgcctgcagtcccagctactcgggaggctgaggcacgagaatggcttgaacccgggaggcagaggatgcagtgagccgagattgcgacactgcactccagcctgggcaacagagcaagaccgtgtctcaaaaatgaaaacgctgggcgtggtggctcacacctgtaatcccagcactttgggaggccaaggcgggtggatcgcctgaggtcaggagttcaaaaccagcctggccaacacagtgaaaccccgtctctactaaaaatacaaaaaattagtggggcttggtggcaggtgcctgtaatcccagctacttgggaggctgaggcaggagaattgcttgaacctgggaggcggaggttgcagtgagccgagatcgtgccattgcactccagcctgggggacaagaacgaaactccgtctcgaaagaaagaaagaaagaaagaaagagagaaagaaacaaaacaaacaactggCTCTGTGTGGCTTCCAGAGACAAGAATCATCTGAAACATAAAGACACAGCAAGTTTGAACATCAAGCAATGGAAAGAAGCATACCAcacaaatattaagtaaaaggaaGCAGGTGTGGATATATTAACAATGTCATTAACATACTAACAAAGATCATGGAAGAAAGCATAATAGACACAGGAGGTCCCATAACGATAAAAGCTTGAGCCCCCTCCCTTACCTTCCCTTCTCGGCTGTCGCCATCATCTGTGCTGGACCCGGATTCTCGCCGTGTCTTCTCACCAGACTTTCAGAATTAAGCAATTCCTGgccaagaaagaaaagcaaaatcgTCCCATTCCCCAGTGGATTCAGATGAAAGCTGGTAATAAAATCAGGTACAACTCCCAAAGGAGACACTGGAGAACAGCCAAGCTGGGTCTGTAAGAATTGCACGGGAGATGGCACACGTATTTATGCTGAAGGTCATACCTGAAGCTCACAACCACGTTACCACATCAAGCTGGAAATGTCACCACGATCTGGAGAGTTGAACGTGTTTTACTGggaataaattttttcttttttcttttctttttctttttgagacagagtttgctcttgttgcccaggctagagtgcagtggcacgatcttggctcaccataacctttacctcccgggttcaagtgattcttctgcctcagcctcccgagtagctgggattacaggcatgcgccaccacgcccggctaattttctatttttttttttttttttttgagacggagtctcgctctgtcgcccaggctggagtgcagtggcacgatctcggctcactgccagctccgccttctgggttcacgccattcttctgcctcagcctcccgagtagctggggctacaagcgcccaccaccacgcctggctaattttttgcatttttagtagagacggggtttcaccatgttggtcgggctggtcttgaattcccagcctcaggtgatctgcctctgcctctgcctcccaaaatgctgggattacaggtgtgagccactgcacccggcctggggatctattttttctctctgaatctgTTATGAATGGGTTGGTTGGCTGGGTTCAGTAATAAACATGTGAgacctttcattttttaaaaaaaggattgaGCTCAATAGTAATTTCAAACTTGTGTGCATTCAATAACATAGCCACACAATATACAACTTCTAGTTACAAACCTCAATATTCTACTTATGATGTAGGAAATCATAACAGCTGCTTACAAAGAAGCCTTTGATTAATATTTGGGCTCACTTACAAACTAACTTAAACTTCCTTAAACCTTTTATACAGGATCAATAATGttggatatatggatatatgtgttttattttattttatttatttattttttgagacagagtctcgctctgtcgtccaggctggagtgcagtggcgcgatctcggctcactgcaagctccgcctcccgggttcacgccattctcctgcctcagcctcccgagtagctgggactacaggtgcccgccaccacgtctggctaatttttgtatttttagtagagatggggtttcactgtgttagccaggatggtctcaatctactgacctcgtgatccgcccacctcggcctcccaaagtgctgggattacagtcatgagccaccgcggccggccaaggcgggcagatcacgaggtcaggagatctaaaaatacaaaacattagctgggtgtggtgatgggcgcctgtagtcccagctacttgggaggctgaggcaggagaatggtgtgaacctgggaggtggagcttgcagtgagctgagatcgcgccactgcactccagcctgggcgacagagcaagcctcaaaaaaaaaattattttttgagacagggtcttgccctatcACCTCGGCTAGAGTGCTCTGATGTGATTGTGGTTCACTGCAGCcatctgggctcaagggatcctcccccactggcctcccaaagagctgggaggacaggcatgagccactgtgtccagctttgattttatttttaagccctTTAACTATCTGGCAACAACAAAAATCGTCCCAAGACTGGTCCTAACCACTTATACCTGCGTGCCCTGGTCCAGACCACAGGAGCCTTTCACGCGGGCTCCTGTGGACACCTCCAGGTGGTCCTGCTCCCGTG
This genomic window contains:
- the LOC107975666 gene encoding large ribosomal subunit protein eL39-like gives rise to the protein MKRTEALIHLEPPPLPSLLGCRHHLCWTRILAVSSHQTFRIKQFLAKKEKQNRPIPQWIQMKAGNKIRYNSQRRHWRTAKLGL